One Bernardetia sp. genomic window carries:
- the rlmB gene encoding 23S rRNA (guanosine(2251)-2'-O)-methyltransferase RlmB has protein sequence MPHYDNDFRNNRKSTSNFIFGWHPVLEALRSDQTIDKILVEKDLKSEELKELMSLVKKQSIYVQKVPVEKLNRVTRKNHQGVVAFVSEIDFVPLENIVAGAFEAGKNPLILILDRITDVRNFGAIVRSAECTGVDGIVIPTRQTAQMGADAVKTSAGALMHVPICRYRSLVGAVNFLKESGLKVVACTEKTKNQIYDLALDMPLAIVMGSEEVGISPEVLEVVDERMSLPMLGKIGSLNVSVATGVALYEVVRQRG, from the coding sequence ATGCCACACTACGACAACGACTTTCGCAACAACAGAAAATCTACTTCTAACTTTATTTTTGGATGGCATCCAGTTTTGGAAGCACTTAGAAGCGACCAAACTATTGATAAGATTTTGGTAGAAAAAGACCTCAAAAGTGAAGAGCTAAAAGAACTTATGAGCCTCGTCAAGAAGCAAAGTATTTATGTTCAGAAAGTCCCAGTAGAAAAACTCAACCGAGTTACACGTAAAAACCACCAAGGTGTAGTGGCATTTGTTTCTGAAATTGATTTTGTTCCTTTAGAAAATATTGTAGCTGGAGCATTTGAAGCTGGAAAAAACCCTTTGATTTTGATTTTGGACAGAATTACAGATGTTCGCAATTTTGGAGCGATTGTTCGCTCGGCAGAATGTACTGGAGTAGATGGAATTGTCATTCCAACACGCCAAACGGCACAAATGGGAGCAGATGCTGTCAAGACTTCGGCTGGCGCACTAATGCACGTTCCAATTTGTAGATATAGAAGCCTTGTAGGGGCAGTCAATTTTTTGAAAGAATCGGGTTTGAAAGTAGTGGCTTGTACGGAAAAGACAAAAAATCAAATCTATGATTTAGCACTAGATATGCCACTCGCTATTGTGATGGGTTCGGAAGAAGTAGGCATCTCGCCAGAAGTTTTGGAAGTGGTAGATGAGCGTATGAGCTTGCCTATGCTTGGAAAAATTGGTTCTTTAAATGTTTCAGTAGCCACAGGCGTTGCACTTTATGAAGTAGTTAGGCAGAGAGGATAA
- a CDS encoding KGGVGR-motif variant AAA ATPase, whose product MFVSFYSYKGGVGRTQLLANAASYLCFYKHKKVLLLEWDLEAPGLHHYFKDSEGKSTKVEKDGLIEVLEKYMNVAQRGAKIEKEELPFFTEENIINDLIVSKTGKGKVDLIPCANYSKEGFTRKLNDFDWREFTEMRDGNVFISFLKTKLKELDYDYIFIDSRTGIADYSGICNILLPDVNVVVVAPTDQNFEGSLRITKAISEHPFLKEGNRKPFILPILSRIDRDVPNYEDWVERFENEFGFVCEVLLDEKLKKFKKEAFRDLYIPQTTLFYNRSIALGENRLFEKEAKPIREISISKNYANIANYIDRLNTEPHLNFYDEITTELLENWLEENEEDLESYASISDTFDEIGNLEKSKEFAVRGLYLSHKRDNAYMLSLFYQRLGLIAKRLGDYEYALFCFQNLYEIQEKRYSLSKDNLYDLSISIQFLGVLYFDLNNYEDALECFTIFNELAKKMLKEVPENMTYKHLLITSLQYLGGVYMKKNEFKKAIGFLEKMKHHAENKFYIEQNIEHKVALSTCYNLLAISYNMLDERKQALFFLEKEIATKTEIHNRNPNNIHFTDSLAVGFLNLGRWHYNQNNTESANTYLSKAKEIFMQIVELSPTNKEFVNRLSEVDIELEKVKNLRVNKTS is encoded by the coding sequence ATGTTTGTTTCCTTTTACTCATACAAAGGTGGTGTAGGCAGAACACAGCTACTTGCAAATGCTGCTAGTTATTTGTGTTTTTACAAACATAAAAAAGTATTATTGCTAGAATGGGACTTGGAAGCTCCCGGACTGCATCATTATTTTAAAGATTCGGAAGGGAAAAGTACGAAAGTTGAGAAAGATGGTTTGATAGAGGTGCTAGAAAAGTATATGAATGTAGCGCAGCGAGGAGCAAAAATAGAGAAAGAAGAACTCCCTTTTTTTACAGAAGAAAATATTATAAACGACCTCATTGTTTCCAAGACAGGTAAAGGAAAAGTAGATTTGATTCCGTGTGCCAACTACTCAAAAGAAGGTTTTACAAGAAAGCTAAATGATTTTGACTGGAGAGAGTTTACAGAAATGAGAGATGGAAACGTCTTTATTAGTTTTCTCAAAACCAAACTCAAAGAACTAGATTATGATTACATTTTCATTGACAGCCGAACAGGAATAGCAGATTATTCTGGAATTTGTAATATCCTTTTACCAGATGTAAATGTAGTGGTAGTAGCTCCAACTGACCAAAACTTTGAAGGTTCTTTGCGTATAACGAAAGCTATTTCAGAACACCCATTTTTGAAAGAAGGAAATCGAAAGCCTTTTATTTTACCCATTTTAAGTAGAATAGACAGAGACGTGCCTAACTATGAAGACTGGGTAGAACGTTTTGAAAATGAATTTGGATTTGTTTGTGAAGTTTTATTGGATGAAAAGCTCAAAAAATTTAAAAAAGAAGCCTTTAGGGATTTGTATATTCCACAGACAACACTTTTTTATAATCGCTCCATCGCACTAGGTGAAAATAGACTTTTTGAGAAAGAGGCAAAACCAATAAGAGAGATTTCTATATCTAAAAATTACGCAAATATAGCCAACTACATTGATAGATTAAATACAGAGCCTCATCTAAATTTCTATGATGAAATTACTACTGAACTTTTAGAGAATTGGTTGGAGGAGAATGAAGAAGACTTGGAAAGCTATGCTAGTATTTCTGATACTTTTGATGAGATTGGAAATTTAGAAAAGTCTAAAGAGTTTGCAGTTCGTGGTTTATATTTATCTCACAAAAGAGACAATGCCTACATGTTGAGTTTGTTTTATCAAAGATTAGGGTTGATAGCAAAAAGATTAGGGGATTACGAGTATGCATTATTTTGTTTTCAAAACCTCTATGAGATTCAAGAAAAAAGATATTCTCTTTCAAAGGATAATCTTTATGATTTGAGTATTTCAATACAATTTCTAGGAGTACTTTATTTTGACTTGAATAATTATGAAGATGCATTAGAGTGCTTTACTATTTTTAATGAACTTGCTAAAAAAATGCTCAAAGAAGTTCCAGAAAATATGACATATAAGCATTTATTAATAACTTCTTTGCAATATTTGGGAGGCGTTTATATGAAAAAAAATGAGTTTAAGAAAGCCATAGGTTTCTTAGAGAAAATGAAACACCATGCTGAAAATAAATTTTATATAGAACAAAATATAGAACACAAAGTAGCGTTATCTACCTGTTATAATCTCTTAGCTATTAGTTACAATATGCTAGATGAAAGAAAACAAGCACTATTTTTTTTGGAAAAAGAAATTGCTACAAAAACAGAAATACACAACAGAAATCCTAATAATATACATTTTACTGATTCTCTTGCTGTAGGCTTTTTGAACTTGGGCAGATGGCATTACAACCAAAACAATACAGAGTCTGCAAACACTTATTTATCAAAAGCTAAAGAGATATTTATGCAGATAGTAGAACTATCACCTACAAATAAAGAATTTGTAAATCGCTTGTCAGAAGTAGATATAGAATTAGAAAAAGTGAAAAATTTAAGAGTGAATAAAACTAGTTAG
- a CDS encoding NAD(P)/FAD-dependent oxidoreductase: MFSFWEKKSFKKYDYIIVGAGITGLSTAASLVEKYPRAKIAVLERGFLPTGASTKNAGFACFGSLSEIASDLETMSETELTQLVESRLNGLEKLRNRLGDKKIGYKNYGGYELILDKQVPYLEKLEEINNLLQPIFEGQNVFKTKDGLIEGFGFNARYVRRIVYNRFEGQIHTGKMMKSLLKYVQKRGVTIFTGCEVIDFEDVENENTDKKNSVVVRIKNPLQNDLSENLAIELTASKVAICTNAFSKKLLPSLDLQAGRGQVLATKPLKYLRFKGTFHLDEGFYYFRNFGKRIILGGGRNMDFEGETTTKLETTELILEDLKSKLSEIIIPKQKFEIDTTWAGIMAFTESSKTKIPLLENHSKNVVLGVRLGGMGVALGSKLGEEIAQKMINEQ; the protein is encoded by the coding sequence ATGTTTAGCTTCTGGGAAAAAAAATCATTTAAGAAATACGATTATATCATTGTTGGTGCCGGAATTACAGGGCTTTCAACGGCTGCTAGTTTGGTAGAAAAATATCCAAGAGCAAAAATAGCTGTTTTGGAACGTGGGTTTTTACCTACTGGAGCGAGTACAAAAAATGCAGGTTTTGCTTGTTTTGGTAGTCTTTCTGAAATTGCTTCTGACTTGGAAACGATGAGCGAAACAGAACTGACCCAGCTTGTAGAAAGCCGTTTGAACGGATTAGAAAAATTACGTAACCGTTTGGGAGATAAAAAGATAGGATATAAAAATTATGGTGGTTATGAACTGATTTTGGATAAACAAGTTCCTTACTTGGAAAAGTTAGAAGAAATAAACAACCTTTTGCAACCCATTTTTGAAGGACAAAATGTATTTAAAACTAAAGACGGACTCATCGAAGGTTTTGGTTTTAATGCTCGTTATGTGCGTAGGATAGTCTATAATCGTTTTGAGGGACAGATTCATACAGGCAAAATGATGAAGTCTTTGCTGAAATACGTCCAAAAACGAGGTGTTACTATTTTTACAGGCTGTGAAGTGATAGACTTTGAAGATGTAGAAAATGAAAATACAGATAAAAAAAATAGTGTTGTCGTAAGAATCAAAAATCCATTACAAAATGATTTGTCTGAGAATTTAGCTATTGAACTGACAGCTTCAAAAGTAGCTATCTGTACGAATGCTTTTTCTAAAAAACTCCTTCCAAGTTTGGATTTACAAGCAGGAAGAGGACAAGTTTTGGCTACCAAACCGTTAAAATATTTACGATTTAAGGGGACATTTCACTTAGACGAAGGTTTTTATTATTTCCGAAACTTTGGAAAAAGAATCATTTTAGGAGGAGGCAGGAATATGGATTTTGAAGGAGAGACTACCACAAAACTAGAGACGACAGAGCTAATTTTGGAAGACTTAAAGTCAAAACTAAGCGAAATTATCATACCCAAACAAAAGTTTGAAATAGACACTACTTGGGCAGGTATTATGGCATTTACTGAAAGCTCAAAAACAAAAATTCCATTGCTAGAAAACCATTCTAAAAACGTGGTTTTAGGTGTTCGCTTGGGAGGAATGGGCGTTGCGCTAGGAAGCAAGCTAGGAGAAGAAATAGCTCAAAAAATGATAAATGAGCAGTAA
- a CDS encoding SDR family oxidoreductase — protein MILVTGGTKGIGKAILEKFMQNGHDAITCSRNNEELFALKEELEKKYSTKENPVVLYYRQADLSKKEDIVAFGDYAKKIILLNEKEAKKEDATKKPFEVMVNNTGVFIPGKILEEEEGSFETQIHTNLFSAYHLTRMLVPVLVERKDGHLFNICSTASITAYPNGGSYCISKFALHGMTKVLREELKEHNVKVTSVLPGATYTASWEGVELPQERFMPSSDIADTIYSVYSLSNQTVVEEIVMRPQLGDIV, from the coding sequence ATGATACTCGTAACAGGAGGAACAAAAGGCATAGGAAAAGCCATTTTAGAAAAATTTATGCAAAACGGACACGATGCCATTACGTGTTCTAGGAACAATGAAGAACTCTTTGCGCTCAAAGAGGAATTAGAAAAAAAATATTCTACCAAAGAAAATCCTGTGGTTTTGTATTACAGACAAGCTGATTTATCTAAAAAAGAGGATATTGTTGCTTTTGGAGATTACGCAAAGAAAATCATTTTATTAAATGAAAAAGAAGCTAAAAAAGAAGATGCTACTAAAAAACCTTTTGAGGTAATGGTGAACAATACAGGTGTTTTTATCCCTGGAAAAATATTAGAAGAAGAAGAGGGGAGTTTTGAAACTCAGATACATACGAACCTTTTTAGTGCTTATCACCTAACGAGAATGTTAGTGCCTGTTTTGGTGGAGCGAAAAGATGGACATCTTTTTAACATCTGCTCAACAGCAAGTATTACAGCCTATCCAAATGGTGGAAGCTACTGCATTTCGAAGTTTGCATTACACGGAATGACAAAAGTTTTGCGTGAGGAACTCAAAGAGCATAATGTAAAGGTTACTTCTGTCTTGCCTGGAGCGACTTATACAGCAAGCTGGGAAGGCGTAGAGCTACCACAAGAGCGTTTTATGCCTTCAAGTGATATTGCAGATACAATTTATTCGGTCTATTCACTTTCTAACCAAACCGTAGTGGAAGAAATTGTGATGCGCCCACAGCTTGGGGATATTGTGTAA
- a CDS encoding serine hydrolase, giving the protein MKFHFSIVLPLLFVCLFCFGNCFAQKIRYDIDKKRIAPLPFEIEAYLKERNLNLTVGISVIKFDRYKNNGGFERVYSNTIDNKSTDKKGAEKFPTMSVYKFHLALAVLSQVDEGKFKLNEKLIIQKSDILENTYSPLREDLKKEHKGNYEAELQKGVSIPLTELLSYMVSKSDNNACDILFRLLGGENYIEKYQYKRPLLEAKLIQNRKRYNQKGVQKTNNFIKKLGLKNTTIAASEEKMHEDFQNQYLNTTTPLDATLLLRHFYKGNILKKETHDFLWKILVETQTGSNKIKAGLPQSENIVLGHKTGSSFRKKIEGKEFGLKAAENDIGIVETPNSTYAIAIFIKNSTESNEINAGLIEELSKKVFEAIH; this is encoded by the coding sequence ATGAAATTTCATTTTTCTATTGTTTTGCCTCTACTTTTTGTTTGCTTGTTTTGTTTTGGTAATTGCTTTGCCCAAAAAATAAGGTACGATATAGATAAAAAACGTATAGCACCTTTGCCCTTTGAAATAGAGGCTTATCTAAAAGAAAGAAACCTCAATCTTACTGTCGGAATATCTGTTATAAAGTTTGATAGATATAAAAATAATGGGGGTTTTGAAAGAGTGTATTCTAACACTATAGACAATAAAAGTACAGATAAAAAGGGGGCAGAAAAGTTTCCTACCATGAGCGTCTATAAATTTCATTTGGCTTTGGCTGTTTTGAGCCAAGTAGATGAGGGTAAATTTAAACTAAACGAAAAATTAATTATTCAAAAATCAGATATTTTAGAAAATACATATTCACCATTGAGGGAAGATTTAAAGAAAGAACATAAAGGAAATTATGAAGCAGAACTCCAAAAAGGAGTTTCTATACCACTTACAGAACTACTTTCTTATATGGTTTCGAAAAGCGATAATAACGCTTGTGATATTTTATTTCGCCTTTTGGGAGGAGAAAATTATATAGAAAAATATCAGTACAAAAGACCACTTTTGGAAGCCAAACTTATCCAAAATAGAAAAAGATATAATCAGAAAGGCGTACAGAAAACCAATAATTTTATTAAAAAATTAGGCTTAAAAAACACAACGATTGCTGCCAGTGAGGAAAAAATGCACGAAGATTTTCAAAATCAGTATCTAAATACAACCACACCACTTGATGCTACACTTTTATTAAGACATTTTTATAAAGGAAATATTTTAAAGAAAGAAACACATGACTTTCTGTGGAAGATTTTGGTAGAGACACAAACAGGTAGCAACAAAATAAAAGCTGGTTTGCCTCAAAGTGAAAATATTGTTCTAGGGCATAAAACAGGAAGTTCGTTTCGTAAAAAAATAGAAGGAAAAGAGTTTGGGTTAAAAGCAGCCGAAAATGATATTGGAATTGTAGAAACTCCCAATAGTACCTACGCTATTGCTATTTTCATAAAAAACTCTACTGAAAGTAATGAAATAAATGCTGGGCTAATAGAAGAACTTTCTAAAAAGGTATTTGAAGCAATACATTAA
- the gldF gene encoding gliding motility-associated ABC transporter permease subunit GldF, which translates to MLNLFLKEIRSFFSSLIGYIVLIIFLVAMGLFVWVFPQTSVLEYGFADLYPLFSVAPYIFLFLIPAVTMRCFAEEKRAGTMELLFTRPVSDWEIILGKYFAAWVLVLFALLPTLIYYYSVYQLGNPVGNLDSAAFVGSFIGLILLGAVFTAIGVFASSLTENQIVAFILAVFLCFFLYEGFTSLSSLNVWSDTAYFISQLGIDFHYQSLSKGLIDSRNLLYFFSLIILMLGSTHLVLSSRKW; encoded by the coding sequence ATGCTCAATTTATTTTTAAAAGAAATACGTTCCTTTTTTAGTTCCTTGATTGGTTATATTGTTCTCATTATTTTTTTAGTAGCAATGGGACTTTTTGTGTGGGTTTTTCCACAGACAAGCGTTTTGGAATACGGTTTTGCAGACCTTTATCCACTTTTTTCAGTTGCGCCATACATTTTTCTTTTTTTGATTCCAGCCGTTACGATGCGCTGTTTTGCTGAAGAAAAACGAGCAGGAACAATGGAACTGCTCTTTACTCGTCCTGTTTCGGATTGGGAAATTATATTAGGAAAATATTTTGCTGCGTGGGTGTTGGTTTTGTTTGCACTTTTACCTACTCTCATTTATTATTATAGCGTTTATCAGCTAGGAAATCCTGTCGGAAACTTGGATAGTGCTGCTTTTGTGGGTTCGTTTATTGGACTTATTTTGCTGGGAGCAGTTTTTACGGCTATTGGTGTTTTTGCATCTTCGCTTACTGAAAATCAGATTGTAGCATTTATTTTGGCTGTTTTCTTGTGCTTTTTCCTTTATGAAGGCTTTACGTCGCTTTCAAGCCTAAATGTTTGGTCAGATACAGCTTATTTTATTAGTCAGTTGGGAATAGATTTTCATTATCAGTCGCTTAGTAAGGGACTAATAGATTCTCGTAATTTGTTATACTTCTTTTCATTGATTATCTTAATGTTAGGTTCTACCCATCTAGTTTTAAGTAGTAGAAAGTGGTAG
- a CDS encoding porin, whose translation MRQQLLLLCFFLTSTSLFAQNDTTKLDIILSKIKFGAYLETYYIYDFNEPENHVRPNFFYAYHRHNELALNLGLIQAEYETYSARAKIALMAGTYSNINLAAEEGVLRNIYEAYIGTRLSKNKNLWVDAGIFSSHIGFESAVGKDCWNMTRSILAENSPYYESGIKISYTSYNEKWFLSGLLLNGWQRIQRVEGNQTLGFGHQITFSPTEKVTLNSSSFVGNDYPTDEKKMRYFHNFFTQIDFSEKFGIIAGFDIGTEQKETKSSEYNIWYSPILIARYKPTQKIALAARIEHYNDQNGVIVPKTTQNGFQVTGFSFNFDYAIAEKLLWRIEYRNLNSKDDYFVRDNELISTNQFLGSALAISF comes from the coding sequence ATGCGACAACAACTACTACTTCTTTGCTTTTTCTTGACTTCCACATCACTTTTTGCTCAAAATGATACTACAAAACTAGATATTATACTATCAAAAATAAAATTCGGTGCGTATTTGGAAACCTACTATATCTACGACTTTAATGAGCCAGAAAATCACGTACGACCTAATTTTTTCTATGCCTATCATCGTCATAATGAACTAGCTTTAAATCTAGGACTTATACAAGCCGAATATGAAACCTACTCCGCTCGTGCAAAGATTGCCCTTATGGCAGGAACGTATTCTAACATCAACCTAGCAGCCGAAGAAGGTGTTTTGAGAAATATTTATGAAGCATATATAGGAACTCGTCTTTCAAAAAACAAAAATCTTTGGGTAGATGCAGGTATTTTTAGTTCGCATATTGGCTTTGAGAGTGCAGTAGGAAAAGACTGTTGGAATATGACACGAAGTATTTTGGCTGAAAACTCGCCTTATTATGAAAGTGGAATCAAAATTTCTTACACTTCATACAATGAAAAGTGGTTTTTGTCTGGACTTTTGCTCAATGGCTGGCAACGCATTCAGAGAGTGGAGGGAAACCAAACACTAGGTTTTGGACATCAGATTACATTTTCTCCAACTGAAAAAGTAACATTAAATAGTAGTTCTTTTGTAGGGAATGATTATCCAACAGACGAGAAAAAAATGCGTTATTTTCATAATTTTTTCACACAGATTGATTTTTCTGAAAAATTTGGAATCATTGCAGGTTTCGACATCGGAACAGAACAAAAAGAAACAAAAAGTTCAGAGTATAATATATGGTATTCGCCTATTTTGATAGCAAGATACAAGCCTACTCAAAAAATTGCTTTAGCTGCAAGAATAGAACATTACAATGACCAAAATGGTGTTATCGTTCCCAAAACAACACAAAATGGGTTTCAAGTAACAGGTTTTTCATTCAATTTTGATTATGCCATTGCAGAAAAACTACTTTGGCGAATAGAATACAGAAATTTGAATAGCAAAGATGATTATTTTGTAAGAGATAATGAGCTAATTTCTACGAATCAGTTTTTGGGAAGTGCTTTGGCGATTAGTTTTTGA
- a CDS encoding carbamoyltransferase — protein sequence MYILGLNAYHGDSSACILKDGKLIAATEEERIRRIKHWAGFPTEAIKFCLKEAGISIEEVDYITISRNPSSNLYKKIIFAASKMISYDTIKSRLQNSKKIGGVKQELAKAFQINEKDIKAEVKNIEHHRSHLASAFFPSDFEEAALLSIDAFGDFTSTMTGTGKDNQISVLDQVNYPHSIGEFYTTLTRYLGFPKYGDEYKVMGLAPYGKPVYLDDFREIIKLKSNGLFELNLDYFRHDKDGVTMSWEGGEPHVDTPISPLLEKKFGKMRKKDEPLTQHHIDLATSIQRITEETIFHILNHLHKKTGLDNLCVAGGVAQNSVANGKILQNTPFKNVYVPSAGHDAGTALGSALYFYNHELKKPRIEPIWHAYTGSNYSDSEIESILKHEKENKELAKDIQFSVLDNEELYTTVTDALLDAGVIGWFQGSAEFGPRALGNRSILVDPRRTDAKELLNEKIKRRESFRPFAPSILEEYVEEYFEDADRVPFMEKVYPIKKEKHEVIPAVTHVDGTGRLQTVSVATNPRYHKLISTFKEKTGVPVLLNTSFNENEPIVNTPQEALDCFLRTKMDMLVLGNIVVRRK from the coding sequence ATGTATATTTTAGGTCTTAATGCTTACCATGGCGACTCTTCTGCCTGTATTTTAAAAGATGGAAAACTCATTGCAGCCACTGAAGAAGAACGCATTCGACGCATTAAACACTGGGCTGGTTTCCCAACAGAAGCCATAAAATTTTGTCTGAAAGAAGCTGGTATTTCTATCGAAGAGGTAGATTACATTACTATTTCTCGTAATCCTTCTTCCAACTTGTACAAGAAAATTATTTTTGCAGCCAGCAAAATGATTAGTTATGACACTATAAAAAGTCGTCTTCAAAACTCAAAAAAAATAGGAGGTGTAAAGCAAGAATTAGCAAAAGCTTTTCAGATAAACGAAAAAGATATTAAGGCAGAAGTTAAAAATATAGAACATCATCGCTCACATTTGGCAAGTGCGTTTTTCCCTTCTGATTTTGAAGAAGCTGCACTTCTTTCCATTGATGCCTTTGGAGATTTTACTTCTACGATGACAGGAACAGGAAAAGACAACCAAATTAGTGTTCTTGACCAAGTCAATTATCCTCATTCGATAGGCGAATTTTATACGACACTTACTCGTTATTTAGGCTTTCCAAAATACGGAGATGAATATAAAGTAATGGGACTTGCTCCTTATGGTAAGCCTGTTTATTTAGATGATTTTAGAGAAATCATAAAACTAAAATCTAATGGACTTTTTGAACTCAATTTAGATTATTTTAGGCACGATAAAGATGGCGTTACAATGTCTTGGGAAGGTGGAGAGCCACATGTAGATACGCCTATTTCGCCACTTTTAGAGAAGAAATTTGGCAAAATGCGTAAAAAAGATGAACCTCTCACACAACATCACATCGACCTAGCCACTTCTATACAGCGCATTACAGAAGAAACCATTTTCCATATTCTGAATCATTTACATAAAAAGACAGGATTAGACAACCTTTGTGTAGCAGGTGGAGTAGCCCAAAACTCTGTTGCTAACGGAAAAATATTACAAAATACGCCTTTCAAAAATGTGTATGTTCCAAGTGCAGGGCATGATGCAGGAACAGCTCTAGGTTCAGCTCTTTATTTCTACAACCATGAGCTAAAAAAACCTAGAATAGAACCGATTTGGCACGCCTACACAGGAAGTAATTACTCTGACTCAGAAATTGAGAGTATTTTAAAGCACGAGAAAGAGAACAAAGAGCTTGCAAAAGATATTCAGTTTTCAGTTTTAGATAATGAGGAACTTTATACGACTGTAACAGATGCTTTATTAGATGCAGGAGTAATTGGTTGGTTTCAAGGAAGTGCCGAGTTTGGTCCTAGAGCGTTGGGGAATCGTTCTATTCTTGTCGACCCACGTAGAACAGATGCTAAAGAGCTTCTGAATGAGAAAATTAAACGCAGAGAAAGTTTCCGTCCATTTGCGCCTTCGATTTTGGAAGAATATGTAGAAGAGTATTTTGAAGATGCTGATAGAGTGCCATTTATGGAAAAAGTTTATCCTATCAAAAAAGAAAAGCATGAGGTCATTCCAGCCGTTACGCACGTTGATGGAACAGGACGTTTGCAAACTGTTAGTGTAGCTACAAATCCTCGTTACCACAAACTTATCAGTACATTCAAAGAAAAAACAGGCGTTCCTGTTCTTTTAAATACGTCTTTCAATGAAAACGAACCGATTGTAAACACGCCACAAGAAGCCTTAGATTGTTTTCTAAGAACCAAAATGGATATGCTCGTTTTGGGAAATATTGTGGTAAGAAGAAAGTAA
- a CDS encoding phytanoyl-CoA dioxygenase family protein, producing the protein MAVTDKTNTYQSPAPHGGTFDVPVNYDAQNDIYDTLKTPAAQKEYYEKEGYLIIRNLIPESLCDAAKEAFDNEVKPYNGYIYRQASANPEKHKLTDYQYMINSILNIQSLDKSKFPTFREKGMEMLASEEIKAALSNLMSDDPKLVQSMFFEGNPATWAHQDSYYLDSSELGRMVGSWIAIEDIAPGAGRFYVYPKSHLIDMEKNGGDFDIAFNHDRYKKLVVDIIHKFELECSAPVLRKGDVLFWHGKTIHGSLATTQPEHSRSSFTGHYIPASTEFLQYQSRIKKLNLKKVNGMDINFPKDQNESLNRLILNVETTFPTAFQMAKKLAIKLVTK; encoded by the coding sequence ATGGCTGTTACTGACAAAACTAATACATATCAATCTCCTGCTCCCCATGGAGGAACGTTTGATGTTCCTGTAAATTATGATGCTCAAAACGATATTTACGATACGCTCAAAACACCAGCAGCACAAAAGGAATATTATGAAAAAGAGGGTTATTTAATTATTCGTAATCTTATTCCAGAATCGCTTTGTGATGCAGCCAAAGAAGCCTTTGACAATGAGGTAAAGCCATATAATGGTTATATTTATCGTCAAGCCTCTGCCAATCCTGAAAAGCACAAGCTGACGGACTATCAATACATGATTAACTCAATTCTTAATATTCAGTCATTGGATAAGAGTAAGTTCCCAACCTTTAGAGAAAAGGGAATGGAAATGCTTGCCAGCGAAGAAATTAAGGCTGCTCTAAGTAATTTAATGTCTGATGACCCAAAACTTGTACAGAGCATGTTTTTTGAGGGCAACCCAGCAACATGGGCGCATCAAGACAGCTATTACTTAGATTCCTCTGAACTAGGACGAATGGTAGGTAGCTGGATAGCGATTGAAGATATTGCACCAGGGGCTGGGCGTTTTTATGTCTATCCAAAAAGTCATTTGATTGATATGGAAAAAAATGGAGGAGACTTTGACATTGCCTTCAATCACGATAGATACAAAAAATTGGTAGTTGATATTATTCACAAATTTGAACTTGAATGTAGCGCACCTGTTTTAAGAAAAGGAGACGTACTTTTTTGGCATGGAAAAACCATTCATGGCAGTCTTGCCACTACACAGCCAGAGCATTCTCGCTCATCTTTTACAGGACATTATATTCCTGCCTCTACTGAGTTTTTGCAGTATCAGTCTCGTATCAAGAAATTAAACCTCAAGAAAGTAAATGGAATGGATATAAACTTTCCAAAAGACCAAAATGAGAGTCTCAATCGTCTTATTTTGAATGTAGAAACTACATTTCCGACAGCTTTTCAAATGGCTAAAAAACTAGCTATCAAATTGGTTACTAAATAA